The stretch of DNA CGATACTTTCGCTGCTCATTGAGAAACTATTCGAGACGCAGAGCAGCGGGATGGAGCCGCTCATCGACCAGCTTGTTTCCAAAAGCAGGCCTAATGACTGCATGCCGGCGCTGACGGCGGCCCTTGTCTATGCCGGTGTCGACAGGTGGGATAAGGCGGAAGAGATGGCGGAATCGGTGAAGCACGCTCAGAACATCCCCATGCTGGGATGCGTGAGGGCAAAGATAGCGATGGAGGCGGGCGATACCCCGAAGGCAAAGAAGGAACTGATGAGGGCAAGATGCAGCGACCCCGCTTTTCCTATGTTCTATGAGCTCATCCAGCAGGCGGAGCCGGCGGAAGGCTGGATGTACAGGCAGAACATCGAACTGCTGGCCGCCGGCAGGGAGCAGATACCCTTCGGCGATAACACCGGCTCCAATCCCGTTCAGAAGCTGTATGAGATCTACAGGGATTGGTACAAAGGTAGCAGGGACGAGGCCACCGAAGCGATGATAAGGTCCGAAGAGTACAAGAAAAAGAATTCGGAGTATGTGCTAGCATCCGCCAGGATGTCCATGGACGAGAGAGACTGGCACTCCGCTCAGATGATGTACACCTCCCTCCTCACAAAAAGCGCGAACTGCGTTTACATAATATGCGAGGCGGCCAAAGCGTTCTACTCCGGAGGGAACTTTGAGAAAGCGCTGTCCATGTACAGGGACGCGGAAGCACTGGACCCTGTTTCCCCATTGGTCATGAGAGGCTTGATCCAAACCTATTCGGCGCTGGGAATGAAAGCGGAAGCGGCGCAATGCGCGAAAGAATACCTGGACAGCGAGAACGCGGACCTTGCGGCATATGTCATGGGGGCGAAGGTGCTGTTCTCGAACTCCTTCTATGCGGACGCAGAGTCGGTGGTGGACAAGGTCCTCCTTTCCCATCCGGGCGATCCGAGCGCATTCGTTCTGAAATCGGAGATAGAGTTCGAGAGTGGGAACATAAACGCCGCCCTGAGGACGGTCCTGAACGGGGTCGATAAGAATCCAGACAATGCAGACGTCAGGCGTCAGAAGGCGAGGATACTGTTCAAGACAGGGAGGGCGGACAAAGCGGCGGCAGAACTGGAGAAAGCGGAGAAAGCAGACCCAGATAATGTGGGGGTGCTGCTTCTGATGAAGGACATCGCGATCGCCGGCGGAAAGAGCGAGGACGCCGTAAGGCTGAGCAACAGGATACTTCAGCTGGACCCAGGGAACGTCGACGCCATGAACACCCTGTCGAAGGCGAATCTTTCGGTGAAGAGAGAGGAGTCCTACTCCTCGTACAAGGACATGATGGTAGCAGACAACAGAGCGGAGAATTTCGTTAATGTCTTATCGTCCATGATCATCGACGGCAAGTACAGGGAGGCGGTACAGATGTTCATCGAGAAGGAAAGGGAGTTCGGCAAGAATCCGGCGGTGAGGCGTTTGAAAGGGAACGCCGAGTATGCCCTGGGTAATTACAAAGAAGCATCCGCCGCCTTCGCATACGCTTCCGAGCTGGACCCGAAGGATCCGATGGCATGGCACTCGAAGGGCATGGCCGACGAGGCCATGGGCGACCTCAAGAATGCCGAAGAAGCTTACAACAAAGCCGTCCTTCTGGATATGAACGAACCGGAGTACTGGGTCTCGCGTTCTTCCATACAGGAGAAGAAGAAAGACCTGGCCGGGGCGGTCGAGTCCCTGAACAGGGTTATCGAACTCAGACCGGGCGACATATACGCGCTTGTGAAAAAGGGAATGATCTTCGCGGAGCTCGGAAGATTTGATGAAGCGCTTTATTATCTGGATATGGCGACGGTCACCGATCCTGATAACATCGAAGTGATGAGGATCAGGCGCGACGTGGGGATGGCCTCCGGTAATATCAAGGCGGCGGAGGAAGCGGCAGTGAAGCTGGTCGAACTGAGGCCCTTCGATGAGGAAGGGGTCGCCGCAGCGGTCAGGATACTTATGCTCAATGGCAGGGACGAGGCCGCCGCAGGCCTGATAGAGAATGCGCTCAAGGCGGAGCCGTCCTCGATCCCTCTCCTCATAACCAAAAAGGAGTTCTGCACGCTGAGAGAGGACCACAGAGGGATAATCGAGGTCTGCCGCCGCATTTTGGCAGCACAGCCGGATAATAATCTGATCAGAAACGATCTCGCCGAAGCGTACGCGGCCACGGGCGATGTGAATGCGGCAAGCAGGATGTACATGGAGATCAGCCCCGCGGAAGATAAGGCCGAACAAAAACGCCAATATGCCCCCAAGGCACAGAAACAAAAAGTACCAGACACAATAAAAAGATATGCAGAAAGGGTCCTGAGGCGCGCATACATATCAAAACTCTCGCTGAGCGATCCGACGCTGGTCGAAGCGCTGGATATCGATGAG from Candidatus Methanoplasma cognatum encodes:
- a CDS encoding tetratricopeptide repeat protein; translated protein: MMHEPVFQDSFEVNVWKRLNSEKDSASQKSDFFIGIANSVIKRERSANSAILSLLIEKLFETQSSGMEPLIDQLVSKSRPNDCMPALTAALVYAGVDRWDKAEEMAESVKHAQNIPMLGCVRAKIAMEAGDTPKAKKELMRARCSDPAFPMFYELIQQAEPAEGWMYRQNIELLAAGREQIPFGDNTGSNPVQKLYEIYRDWYKGSRDEATEAMIRSEEYKKKNSEYVLASARMSMDERDWHSAQMMYTSLLTKSANCVYIICEAAKAFYSGGNFEKALSMYRDAEALDPVSPLVMRGLIQTYSALGMKAEAAQCAKEYLDSENADLAAYVMGAKVLFSNSFYADAESVVDKVLLSHPGDPSAFVLKSEIEFESGNINAALRTVLNGVDKNPDNADVRRQKARILFKTGRADKAAAELEKAEKADPDNVGVLLLMKDIAIAGGKSEDAVRLSNRILQLDPGNVDAMNTLSKANLSVKREESYSSYKDMMVADNRAENFVNVLSSMIIDGKYREAVQMFIEKEREFGKNPAVRRLKGNAEYALGNYKEASAAFAYASELDPKDPMAWHSKGMADEAMGDLKNAEEAYNKAVLLDMNEPEYWVSRSSIQEKKKDLAGAVESLNRVIELRPGDIYALVKKGMIFAELGRFDEALYYLDMATVTDPDNIEVMRIRRDVGMASGNIKAAEEAAVKLVELRPFDEEGVAAAVRILMLNGRDEAAAGLIENALKAEPSSIPLLITKKEFCTLREDHRGIIEVCRRILAAQPDNNLIRNDLAEAYAATGDVNAASRMYMEISPAEDKAEQKRQYAPKAQKQKVPDTIKRYAERVLRRAYISKLSLSDPTLVEALDIDEATARAIMAYLSDISEYGDVSPGTLEFERMEKLSFNAVTKGNCTGLESEPLITIPSAYVAGGAKDADEAKLLVAYMYKVLSAKKSAKALPPDLRKIAEATQKDTSIEEIMKGHKIGAYQAKLVKDNL